In Coturnix japonica isolate 7356 chromosome 7, Coturnix japonica 2.1, whole genome shotgun sequence, one DNA window encodes the following:
- the RAPH1 gene encoding ras-associated and pleckstrin homology domains-containing protein 1 isoform X5 — protein sequence MPKDIPQMEQLSDEELDHGAEEDSDKEDQDLDKMFGAWLGELDKLTQSLDSDKPVAPVKRSPLHQETNLANFSYRFSMYNLNEALNQGETVDLDALMADLCSIEQELSSIGSHSANNTAVKHLATESKVQKPPTSRPSTKHGSMKGLSSSSGKVTKPSHANVSLDDITAQLEKASLSMDEAAQQSVAEDAKPVVNAQHRRTASAGTVSDAEVRSISNSSRSSITSAASSMDSLDIDKVTRPQELELTSQGQPVTESKHPINSSEEEAELTPHSYLDRETSLLLRNIAGKPSHLLTKEEQAAKLKAEKIRVALEKIKEAQVKKLVIRVHMSDDSSKTMMVDERQTVRQVLDNLMDKSHCGYSLDWSLVETISELQMERIFEDHENLVENLLNWTRDSQNKLMFVERIEKYALFKNPQNYLLGKKETSEMADRNKEVLLEECFCGSSVTVPEIEGVLWLKEDGKKSWKKRYFLLRASGIYYVPKGKAKVSRDLVCFLQLDHVNVYYGQDYRNKYKAPTDYCLVLKHPQIQKKSQYIKYLCCDDVRTLHQWINGIRIAKYGKQLYMNYQDALKRTESAYDWTSLSSSSIKSGSSSSSLPESQSNHSNQSDSGVSDTQPTGHVRSQSIVSSMFSEAWKRGTQLEESSKVSKAKLSTAKVSTAVVPYTGQN from the exons atggaGCAATTATCAGATGAAGAGCTTGACCATGGTGCAGAAGAAGACAGTGATAAGGAAGATCAGGATCTGGACAAGATGTTTGGAGCCTGGCTAGGAGAACTGGACAAACTCACACAG AGTTTGGATTCAGACAAGCCTGTGGCACCAGTGAAGAGATCACCTCTCCATCAAGAAACCAACCTTGCCAACTTCTCATATCGCTTCTCCATGTACAATTTGAATG AAGCTCTGAATCAGGGGGAGACTGTGGATCTAGATGCCCTCATGGCTGATCTCTGCTCCATagagcaggagctcagcagcattGGGTCTCATTCAGCAAATAATACTGCAGTGAAACACCTTGCCACAGAATCCAAAGTTCAGAAACCACCTACTAGCCGTCCTTCTACTAAGCATGGCAGTATGAAAGGACTATCGTCTTCATCTGGTAAGGTTACTAAACCATCACATGCCAATGTTTCTTTGGATGACATCACTGCACAATTAGAGAAAGCTTCCTTGAGCATGGATGAGGCAGCCCAGCAGTCTGTAGCAGAAGATGCCAAACCAGTAGTTAATGCCCAGCACAGAAGGACAGCATCTGCTGGCACAGTGAGTGATGCTGAGGTGCGATCAATCAGTAACTCCTCCCGTTCCAGCATAACTTCTGCAGCTTCGAGCATGGACTCTTTGGATATCGATAAGGTGACAAGACCTCAAGAACTAGAGTTGACATCACAAGGACAACCAGTCACTGAG TCCAAACATCCCATTAACTCTtcagaagaggaagctgaatTGACTCCT CACTCCTATTTGGACAGGGAAACCTCCCTCCTTCTGAGAAACATTGCAGGAAAGCCTTCTCACTTGCTGACCAAG GAGGAACAGGCTGCTAAACTGAAAGCTGAGAAGATTAGGGTGGCATTAGAGAAGATTAAAGAGGCACAAGTGAAAAAG TTGGTGATCAGAGTCCACATGTCTGATGACAGCTCAAAAACAATGATGGTGGATGAGAGGCAGACAGTGAGACAAGTATTAGACAATCTGATGGACAAATCACATTGTGGGTATAGTTTAGACTGGTCATTGGTGGAAACCATCTCTGAGTTGCAGATGG AAAGGATCTTTGAGGATCATGAAAATTTAGTTGAAAATCTTCTCAATTGGACAAGAGACAGTCAAAACAAACTAATGTTTGTGGAACGGATAGAGAAATACGCACTTTTTAAGAATCCCCAG AACTatcttctggggaaaaaagaaacctctgAGATGgcagacagaaataaagaggTGCTGCTAGAG GAATGTTTCTGTGGAAGTTCTGTAACTGTGCCAGAAATTGAAGGAGTTCTGTGGCTGAAAGAGGATGGTAAGAAGTCTTGGAAGAAACGTTATTTTCTTCTTCGAGCTTCAGGAATCTACTATGTTCCTAAGGGGAAGGCAAAG GTCTCGCGGGATCTCGTGTGCTTTCTACAGCTGGATCATGTCAACGTTTACTATGGGCAGGACTACCGGAACAAATACAAAGCTCCCACAGACTACTGCTTAGTGCTGAAG CATCCTCAGATCCAGAAGAAATCCCAGTATATCAAGTACCTTTGCTGTGATGATGTAAGAACTCTACACCAATGGATCAACGGCATCCGCATCGCTAAG TATGGGAAGCAACTATATATGAACTATCAAGATGCACTGAAGAGAACAGAATCGGCATACGACTGGACTTCCTTGTCCAGCTCCAGTATCAAGTCAGGCTCCAGCTCATCTAGTTTGCCAG AATCTCAATCAAATCATTCTAATCAATCTGACAGTGGAGTTTCTGACACCCAGCCGACTGGACATGTCCGTTCCCAAAGTATTGTCAGCTCCATGTTCTCTGAGGCCTGGAAGCGAGGCACACAACTGGAGGAATCCAGCAAG